A portion of the Rhodopseudomonas sp. BAL398 genome contains these proteins:
- the hemW gene encoding radical SAM family heme chaperone HemW, translated as MTNSPDTAFGVYIHWPFCLSKCPYCDFNSHVRHAPIDEERFARAFAREIETTAARTPGREVSSIFLGGGTPSLMQPKTVGAILDAIGKHWRIAPDAEISLEANPTSVEATRFRGYRAAGVNRVSLGVQALDDASLKALGRLHSAREAMDAVAIARSVFDRYSFDLIYARPDQTPAMWEAELRQAIGQAAEHLSLYQLTIEAETPFFALHRAGKLKIPDEATARVLYDVTQDVCAELGLPSYEISNHARPGAACKHNLVYWRGQEYAGIGPGAHGRLDINGARHAIATEKRPEAWLMRVEAGGHGVIVDDVLNSEERADEFLLMGLRLAEGIDPRRYQALSGRALDPARIAVLRDEGAIVVDSNGRLRVTQSGFPVLDAVVADLAA; from the coding sequence ATGACAAATTCACCCGACACCGCCTTCGGCGTCTATATCCACTGGCCGTTCTGCCTGTCGAAATGCCCCTATTGCGATTTCAACAGCCACGTTCGCCATGCCCCGATCGACGAGGAGCGCTTTGCCCGCGCCTTCGCCCGCGAGATCGAGACCACCGCTGCGCGCACGCCGGGACGCGAAGTATCCTCGATCTTCCTCGGCGGCGGCACGCCGTCGCTGATGCAGCCGAAAACCGTCGGCGCGATTCTCGACGCGATCGGCAAGCATTGGCGCATCGCGCCCGATGCTGAGATCTCGCTGGAAGCCAATCCGACCAGCGTCGAGGCGACGAGGTTTCGCGGCTATCGCGCCGCCGGCGTCAACCGGGTCTCGCTCGGCGTCCAGGCGCTCGACGACGCCTCGCTGAAAGCGCTCGGGCGCCTGCACAGCGCGCGCGAGGCGATGGACGCGGTCGCGATCGCGCGTAGCGTATTCGATCGCTATTCATTCGACCTGATCTATGCCCGTCCCGACCAGACTCCGGCGATGTGGGAAGCCGAATTGCGCCAGGCGATCGGGCAGGCGGCCGAACATCTGTCGCTGTATCAGCTGACCATCGAGGCCGAGACGCCGTTCTTCGCGCTGCACCGGGCCGGCAAATTGAAGATCCCGGACGAGGCCACCGCGCGGGTGCTTTACGACGTGACGCAGGACGTCTGCGCCGAACTCGGGCTGCCATCCTACGAGATCTCCAATCACGCCCGGCCGGGTGCGGCCTGCAAACACAATCTGGTCTATTGGCGCGGCCAGGAATATGCCGGGATCGGCCCCGGCGCCCATGGCCGGCTCGATATCAATGGCGCGCGCCACGCCATCGCCACCGAGAAACGGCCCGAAGCCTGGCTGATGCGGGTCGAGGCCGGCGGTCATGGCGTCATCGTCGACGATGTTCTCAACAGCGAAGAGCGGGCCGACGAATTCCTGCTGATGGGGCTGCGACTGGCCGAGGGCATCGATCCGCGGCGCTATCAGGCGCTGAGCGGCCGCGCACTCGATCCGGCCCGGATCGCGGTGCTGCGTGACGAAGGCGCGATCGTGGTCGACAGCAATGGCCGGCTGCGGGTGACGCAATCCGGCTTCCCGGTGCTCGACGCGGTGGTGGCTGACCTGGCGGCCTGA
- the rdgB gene encoding RdgB/HAM1 family non-canonical purine NTP pyrophosphatase yields the protein MYRRISGKLVIATHNPGKLAEMRELLAPYGIEAISAGELGLAEPDETGDSFRSNAAIKAQAAAKASQLPAFADDSGLVVDALDGAPGIYSARWAGETKDFGAAMMRIERLLQERGATKPGQRSAHFVSALCVAWPDGHVEEVEGRVEGTLVWPPRGTAGFGYDPTFLPDGHDRTFGEMTSIEKHGLPPLGLGLSHRARAFVKLAEICL from the coding sequence ATGTATCGTCGAATCAGCGGCAAGCTCGTGATCGCGACCCATAATCCCGGCAAGCTCGCCGAGATGCGCGAATTGCTGGCGCCTTACGGCATCGAGGCCATCTCGGCCGGCGAGCTCGGCCTCGCCGAGCCCGACGAGACCGGCGACAGTTTCCGCAGCAATGCGGCGATCAAGGCGCAGGCCGCCGCCAAGGCATCGCAACTGCCTGCCTTCGCTGATGATTCCGGCCTGGTGGTGGATGCGCTCGACGGCGCGCCGGGGATCTATTCGGCGCGCTGGGCCGGCGAGACCAAGGATTTTGGCGCCGCGATGATGCGGATCGAACGGCTGCTGCAGGAGCGCGGCGCCACCAAGCCGGGGCAGCGCAGCGCGCATTTCGTCTCGGCGCTGTGCGTCGCCTGGCCAGATGGCCATGTCGAGGAAGTCGAGGGACGGGTCGAAGGAACCTTGGTCTGGCCGCCGCGCGGCACCGCCGGCTTCGGTTATGATCCGACCTTCCTGCCCGACGGCCATGATCGCACCTTCGGCGAGATGACCAGCATCGAAAAGCACGGCCTGCCGCCGCTTGGGCTCGGCCTGTCGCACCGCGCCCGCGCCTTCGTCAAACTGGCGGAGATCTGCCTGTGA
- the rph gene encoding ribonuclease PH, whose product MRPSRRAPDELRAVSLERGVVKYAEGSCMVKFGDTHVLVTATLEERLPPWLKGQGRGWVTAEYGMLPRATLERTRREAAAGKQNGRTVEIQRLIGRSLRATLDLEALGERQITVDCDVIQADGGTRTASITGAWVALADCIAWMKSRNMLKGTGNVIRDNVAAISCGIYNGTPVLDLDYAEDSEADTDANFVMTGDGRIIEVQGTAEKVPFSQDEFLALMALAKKGVARLVDLQKMAVA is encoded by the coding sequence ATGCGGCCAAGCCGCCGTGCGCCAGACGAATTGCGCGCCGTATCGCTGGAACGCGGTGTCGTCAAATATGCCGAGGGCTCCTGCATGGTGAAATTCGGCGACACCCATGTGCTGGTCACCGCTACCCTGGAAGAGCGGCTGCCGCCGTGGCTGAAGGGGCAGGGCCGCGGCTGGGTCACCGCCGAATACGGCATGCTGCCGCGCGCCACGCTGGAACGCACCCGTCGCGAGGCCGCCGCCGGCAAGCAGAACGGCCGCACCGTGGAAATTCAGCGGCTGATCGGCCGCTCGCTGCGCGCGACGCTGGATCTCGAAGCGCTCGGCGAGCGCCAGATCACCGTCGATTGCGACGTGATCCAGGCTGACGGCGGCACCCGCACCGCCTCGATCACCGGCGCCTGGGTGGCTTTGGCCGACTGCATCGCCTGGATGAAGAGCCGCAACATGCTCAAGGGCACCGGCAATGTGATTCGCGACAATGTCGCGGCGATCTCCTGCGGCATCTACAACGGTACTCCAGTACTGGATCTGGATTATGCCGAGGATTCCGAGGCCGATACCGACGCCAATTTCGTCATGACCGGCGATGGCCGTATCATCGAGGTCCAGGGAACCGCCGAAAAGGTACCGTTTTCGCAGGACGAGTTCCTGGCGCTGATGGCGCTGGCGAAAAAGGGCGTGGCCCGGCTGGTCGATCTGCAGAAAATGGCGGTGGCGTGA
- the hrcA gene encoding heat-inducible transcriptional repressor HrcA, protein MAHHEHIGLIAPNAGLAQLNERSREIFRQIVESYLATGEPVGSRNISRLITVPLSPASVRNVMSDLEQLGLIYAPHTSAGRLPTELGLRFFVDALMQVGDLTEPERQSIQAQLNSVGKAQSVEAALGEALTRLSGLTRAAAVVLTAKSNSRLKHIEFVRLEPERALVVLVAEDGQVENRVLMLPPGVPSSALTEASNFLNARIRGRTLAEARLELETMLTQDRAELDQLTQKVIAAGIASWSGGDTDDRQLIVRGHANLLEDLHALDDLERVRLLFDDLETKRGVIDLLGRAERAEGVRIFIGSENKLFSLSGSSTIIAPYSDGAGHIVGVLGVIGPTRLNYARVIPMVDYAARIVSQMLGG, encoded by the coding sequence TTGGCTCATCACGAACACATCGGCCTGATCGCCCCGAATGCCGGGCTGGCGCAGCTCAACGAGCGGTCGCGAGAGATCTTCCGGCAGATCGTCGAGAGCTATCTGGCCACCGGCGAGCCGGTTGGTTCGCGCAACATCTCGCGCCTGATCACGGTGCCGCTGTCGCCGGCCTCGGTGCGCAATGTGATGTCGGATCTCGAGCAGCTCGGCCTGATCTATGCGCCGCACACCTCCGCCGGCCGGCTGCCGACCGAGCTTGGCCTGCGATTCTTCGTCGACGCGCTGATGCAGGTCGGCGATCTGACCGAGCCGGAGCGGCAATCGATCCAGGCCCAGCTCAATTCGGTCGGCAAGGCGCAGTCGGTCGAGGCGGCGCTCGGCGAGGCGCTGACGCGCTTGTCCGGCCTGACCCGGGCGGCGGCGGTGGTGCTGACCGCGAAATCCAATTCACGGCTCAAACACATCGAATTCGTCCGGCTCGAGCCGGAGCGCGCGCTGGTGGTGCTGGTGGCCGAGGACGGTCAGGTCGAGAACCGGGTGCTGATGCTGCCGCCGGGCGTGCCGTCCTCGGCGCTGACCGAGGCTTCGAATTTCCTCAATGCGCGAATCCGCGGCCGCACCTTGGCGGAGGCTCGGCTCGAACTCGAGACCATGCTGACGCAGGACCGCGCCGAACTCGATCAACTGACCCAGAAGGTGATCGCCGCCGGCATCGCCAGCTGGTCCGGCGGCGACACCGACGACCGCCAGCTGATCGTGCGCGGCCACGCCAATCTGCTCGAGGATCTCCATGCGCTCGACGATCTCGAACGGGTGCGGCTGTTATTCGACGACCTCGAGACCAAGCGCGGCGTCATTGATCTGCTCGGCCGCGCCGAGCGCGCCGAGGGGGTGCGAATTTTCATCGGCTCGGAGAACAAGCTGTTCTCGCTGTCCGGCTCCTCCACCATCATCGCGCCCTATAGTGACGGCGCCGGGCATATCGTCGGCGTTCTGGGCGTGATCGGGCCGACCAGGCTCAATTACGCGCGGGTGATCCCGATGGTGGATTACGCCGCCCGGATCGTCAGCCAGATGCTCGGCGGCTGA
- the grpE gene encoding nucleotide exchange factor GrpE produces MTDSNGQKENLEQAAQAAEPVVSKPYIMPDDPEEGANEALVREAAEARDKMLRTLAEMENLRKRTAREVADARTYGIAAFARDVVDIADNLQRALDAVPAEAKASADPGLKALMEGVELTERSMLNALEKNGVKKFNPQGEKFDPNFQQAMYEVPDSTVPPGTVVQVVQAGFTLGERVLRPALVAVSKGGPKPAPTTDTEA; encoded by the coding sequence ATGACCGATTCCAACGGACAGAAGGAAAACCTCGAGCAGGCGGCGCAGGCTGCCGAGCCGGTGGTCTCCAAGCCGTACATCATGCCGGACGATCCGGAAGAAGGGGCGAACGAAGCGCTGGTCCGCGAGGCCGCCGAAGCCCGTGACAAGATGTTGCGAACGCTGGCCGAGATGGAAAATCTGCGCAAGCGCACCGCGCGCGAGGTGGCCGACGCCCGGACCTACGGCATCGCTGCATTTGCGCGCGACGTCGTCGACATCGCCGACAATCTGCAGCGCGCGCTCGACGCGGTGCCGGCGGAAGCCAAGGCTTCGGCCGATCCGGGCCTGAAAGCCCTGATGGAGGGCGTCGAATTGACCGAGCGGTCGATGCTCAATGCGCTGGAAAAGAACGGCGTCAAGAAATTCAATCCGCAGGGCGAGAAGTTCGATCCGAACTTCCAGCAGGCGATGTATGAGGTCCCGGATTCCACGGTTCCGCCCGGCACCGTGGTGCAGGTCGTGCAGGCCGGTTTCACCCTCGGCGAGCGCGTGTTGCGTCCCGCTCTCGTGGCGGTGTCGAAAGGCGGGCCGAAGCCGGCACCGACGACCGATACCGAGGCCTGA
- the dnaK gene encoding molecular chaperone DnaK encodes MGKVIGIDLGTTNSCVAVMDGKNSKVIENAEGMRTTPSIVAFSDDGERLVGQPAKRQAVTNPERTIFAVKRLIGRRYDDPTVEKDKKLVPYKIVKASNGDAWVEADAKTYSPSQVSAFILQKMKETAEAHLGQKVDQAVITVPAYFNDAQRQATKDAGKIAGLEVLRIINEPTAAALAYGLDKTKTGTIAVYDLGGGTFDVSILEIGDGVFEVKSTNGDTFLGGEDFDMRLVSYLADEFQKEQGINLRNDKLALQRLKEAAEKAKIELSSTTQTEINLPFITADQSGPKHLTMKLTRAKFEALVDDLVQKTIEPCRKALKDAGLTAGEIGEVVLVGGMTRMPKVQEVVKQLFGKEPHKGVNPDEVVAIGAAIQAGVLQGDVKDVLLLDVTPLSLGIETLGGVFTRIIDRNTTIPTKKSQVFSTAEDNQNAVTIRVFQGEREMAADNKILGQFDLMGIPPSPRGMPQIEVTFDIDANGIVNVSARDKATGKEQQIRIQASGGLSEGDIEKMVKDAEVNAAEDKKRREAVDAKNHADALVHTTEKALAEHGSKVEESERRAIEDALGDLREALKGNDAEAIKAKANTLSQASMKLGEAMYTQQAESDAAKDAAKDDVVDAEFTEVDDDKNTKKSA; translated from the coding sequence ATGGGAAAGGTCATTGGGATCGATCTCGGCACTACCAATTCCTGCGTCGCCGTCATGGACGGCAAGAACTCGAAAGTCATCGAGAACGCCGAGGGCATGCGAACGACGCCGTCGATTGTCGCCTTTAGCGACGATGGCGAACGCCTGGTCGGCCAGCCGGCCAAGCGCCAGGCGGTGACCAATCCCGAGCGCACCATTTTCGCGGTGAAGCGCCTGATCGGCCGCCGCTACGACGATCCGACCGTGGAGAAGGACAAGAAGCTCGTCCCCTACAAGATCGTCAAAGCCTCCAATGGCGACGCCTGGGTCGAGGCCGACGCCAAGACCTATTCGCCCTCGCAGGTCTCGGCCTTCATTCTGCAGAAGATGAAGGAGACCGCGGAGGCCCATCTCGGCCAGAAGGTCGATCAGGCCGTCATCACCGTTCCGGCTTACTTCAACGACGCCCAGCGCCAGGCCACCAAGGACGCCGGCAAGATCGCCGGCCTTGAAGTGCTGCGCATCATCAACGAGCCGACTGCAGCCGCGCTGGCCTATGGTCTGGACAAGACCAAGACCGGCACCATCGCGGTGTACGATCTCGGCGGCGGCACTTTCGACGTCTCGATCCTGGAGATCGGCGACGGCGTGTTCGAGGTGAAGTCGACCAATGGCGACACCTTCCTGGGCGGCGAAGACTTCGACATGCGTCTGGTCAGCTACCTCGCCGACGAATTCCAGAAGGAGCAGGGCATCAACCTGCGCAACGACAAGCTGGCGCTGCAGCGGCTGAAGGAAGCCGCCGAAAAGGCCAAGATCGAATTGTCGTCGACGACGCAGACTGAGATCAACCTGCCGTTCATCACCGCGGATCAGTCCGGTCCGAAGCATCTGACCATGAAGCTGACCCGCGCCAAGTTCGAAGCGCTGGTCGACGATCTGGTGCAGAAGACCATCGAGCCCTGCCGCAAGGCGCTGAAGGATGCCGGCCTCACCGCCGGCGAGATCGGCGAAGTGGTGCTGGTCGGCGGCATGACCCGCATGCCCAAGGTCCAGGAAGTGGTCAAGCAGCTGTTCGGCAAGGAGCCGCACAAGGGCGTCAACCCGGATGAGGTGGTCGCCATCGGCGCCGCGATCCAGGCCGGCGTGCTGCAGGGCGACGTCAAGGACGTGCTGCTGCTCGACGTCACCCCGCTGTCGCTGGGCATCGAGACGCTGGGCGGCGTTTTCACCCGCATCATCGATCGCAACACCACGATCCCGACCAAGAAGAGCCAGGTGTTCTCGACCGCCGAGGACAACCAGAACGCCGTGACCATCCGCGTATTCCAGGGCGAACGCGAAATGGCGGCCGATAATAAGATCTTGGGCCAGTTCGACCTGATGGGGATTCCGCCGTCGCCGCGCGGCATGCCGCAGATCGAAGTCACCTTCGACATCGACGCCAACGGCATCGTCAATGTCTCGGCCAGGGACAAGGCCACCGGCAAGGAACAGCAGATCCGGATCCAGGCCTCCGGCGGCCTATCGGAAGGCGACATCGAGAAGATGGTCAAGGACGCCGAGGTCAACGCTGCCGAAGACAAGAAGCGTCGCGAGGCGGTGGACGCCAAGAACCACGCCGATGCGCTGGTGCATACCACCGAGAAGGCGCTGGCCGAACACGGCTCCAAAGTCGAAGAGAGCGAGCGTCGCGCCATCGAGGACGCGCTGGGTGACCTGCGCGAAGCCCTGAAGGGCAACGACGCCGAGGCGATCAAGGCCAAGGCGAACACGCTGTCCCAGGCGTCGATGAAGCTCGGCGAGGCGATGTACACCCAGCAGGCCGAAAGCGACGCCGCCAAGGACGCCGCCAAGGATGACGTGGTCGACGCCGAGTTCACCGAAGTCGACGACGACAAGAACACCAAGAAGTCGGCTTGA
- the dnaJ gene encoding molecular chaperone DnaJ has translation MSSTKRCYYETLEVDRSADESSLKAAFRKLAMKWHPDKNPGDASSEVRFKEINEAYEVLKDGDKRAAYDRFGHAAFEQGGGGPGFGAGFASSFSDIFEDLFGMAAQRGGRGNGRERGADLRYNMEITLEDAFLGKTAQIEIPVSVICESCSGTGAKAGTKPKTCSTCGGAGRVRQAQGFFTLERTCPGCQGRGQMIEDPCPSCAGAGRVTRERTLSVNIPQGVEDGTRIRLAGEGEAGVRGGPSGDLYIFLSLAAHQFFQRDGADLHCLVPISMVTAALGGDLDVPTIDKGKTKVKVPPGTQTGRRIRIAAKGMPVLRSRQMGDMYVQVAVETPQNLTKKQQELLAEFEKLSSGATQPETAGFFTKVKDFFGTRSTP, from the coding sequence ATGTCCTCCACCAAGCGTTGCTACTACGAAACTCTTGAAGTCGACCGAAGCGCGGACGAGTCCAGCCTGAAGGCGGCGTTCCGCAAGCTGGCGATGAAATGGCATCCGGACAAGAATCCGGGTGACGCCTCCAGCGAAGTGCGCTTCAAGGAAATCAACGAAGCCTATGAAGTGCTCAAGGACGGCGACAAGCGCGCCGCCTATGACCGCTTCGGCCATGCGGCGTTCGAGCAGGGCGGCGGCGGCCCCGGCTTCGGCGCCGGCTTTGCCTCGTCGTTCTCTGATATTTTCGAGGATCTGTTCGGCATGGCCGCGCAGCGCGGCGGCCGCGGCAATGGCCGCGAGCGCGGCGCCGACCTGCGCTACAATATGGAAATCACCCTCGAGGATGCCTTCCTCGGCAAGACGGCGCAGATCGAGATTCCGGTCTCGGTGATCTGCGAATCCTGCTCGGGGACCGGCGCCAAGGCTGGTACCAAGCCGAAGACCTGCTCGACCTGCGGCGGTGCCGGCCGGGTCCGCCAGGCCCAGGGTTTCTTTACACTTGAACGGACCTGCCCCGGCTGTCAGGGCCGCGGCCAGATGATCGAGGATCCGTGCCCGTCCTGCGCGGGCGCCGGCCGGGTGACCCGGGAACGGACGCTGTCGGTCAATATTCCGCAGGGCGTCGAAGACGGTACCAGGATCAGGCTCGCCGGCGAAGGCGAGGCCGGGGTTCGCGGCGGCCCGTCGGGCGATCTCTATATTTTCCTGTCCTTGGCTGCCCATCAATTCTTCCAGCGCGACGGCGCCGACCTGCATTGTCTGGTGCCGATCTCGATGGTCACCGCCGCGCTTGGCGGCGATCTCGACGTGCCGACCATCGACAAGGGCAAGACCAAGGTGAAGGTGCCGCCGGGGACTCAGACCGGCCGGCGTATTCGGATCGCCGCCAAGGGCATGCCAGTGCTGCGCTCGCGGCAGATGGGCGACATGTACGTCCAGGTCGCGGTCGAGACGCCGCAGAACCTCACCAAGAAACAGCAGGAACTGCTGGCCGAATTCGAGAAATTATCCTCCGGCGCGACGCAACCGGAAACCGCCGGCTTCTTCACCAAGGTCAAGGACTTCTTCGGAACTCGCAGCACTCCCTAA
- a CDS encoding class I SAM-dependent methyltransferase has protein sequence MALQPSVRALKKPSRLDDEVRFLRSWMEKPLHMGAVMPSGRFLARTMAAYVDIDGTGPVIELGPGTGAITSALVEHGVDQKRLVLLEYNPSFCVLLRDRYPLATVVQGDAYRLRDALWQILEQPAAAMVSGLPLVTKPMLTRMRLIRDAFNLLEPGAPFVQFTYSVTPPIPKSLPGVSTEASERIWMNIPPARVWVYRKG, from the coding sequence ATGGCTTTGCAACCATCTGTTCGTGCGTTGAAGAAGCCATCCCGTCTTGATGACGAGGTTCGCTTTCTTCGGTCTTGGATGGAGAAGCCACTGCATATGGGTGCGGTGATGCCGTCCGGGCGGTTTCTCGCCCGCACCATGGCGGCTTATGTCGATATCGATGGCACCGGCCCGGTGATCGAGCTCGGGCCAGGTACCGGCGCCATCACCAGCGCCTTGGTCGAGCATGGGGTGGACCAGAAGCGTCTGGTGCTGCTCGAATACAATCCGAGTTTTTGCGTGTTGCTGCGCGATCGCTATCCGCTGGCCACCGTGGTCCAGGGCGACGCCTATCGGCTGCGCGACGCGCTATGGCAGATTCTGGAGCAGCCGGCGGCCGCAATGGTGTCGGGGCTGCCGCTGGTCACCAAGCCGATGCTCACCCGCATGCGGCTGATCCGCGACGCCTTCAACCTGCTCGAGCCGGGCGCCCCCTTCGTGCAATTCACCTATTCGGTGACCCCGCCGATTCCGAAATCGTTGCCGGGTGTGTCCACCGAGGCCTCGGAGCGGATCTGGATGAATATTCCCCCCGCGCGGGTCTGGGTGTATCGCAAGGGCTGA
- a CDS encoding NADPH-dependent FMN reductase, whose product MPAVKILIIPGSLRNGSLNAKLAAAAAYEFARADVDVTQLSLGDYPLPIYDGDLEANSGVPQHAVSLKRMIGAHQGVLLVSPEYNSSVPPLLKNAIDWVSRVKDPHETQGQVFRERAFALAAASEGRLGGSRCLAALRLILSGCRAPVIPNQVALSFADQAYDEMDHLKHQADSDALKAMVRQLIEFAQQLK is encoded by the coding sequence ATGCCCGCCGTCAAAATCCTGATCATTCCCGGCTCGCTGCGCAACGGCTCGCTCAATGCAAAGCTGGCCGCGGCGGCGGCGTATGAATTCGCCCGCGCCGATGTCGACGTGACGCAGCTGTCGCTCGGCGACTATCCGCTGCCGATCTATGACGGCGACCTCGAGGCCAATTCCGGCGTGCCGCAGCATGCGGTCAGTCTCAAGCGGATGATCGGCGCCCATCAAGGCGTGCTGCTGGTCAGCCCGGAATATAATTCCTCGGTGCCGCCGCTGCTGAAAAACGCCATCGACTGGGTCTCGCGCGTGAAAGATCCCCATGAGACCCAAGGTCAGGTGTTTCGCGAGCGCGCCTTCGCGCTGGCCGCGGCCTCGGAAGGCAGGCTCGGCGGATCGCGTTGCCTCGCGGCGCTGCGCCTGATCCTGAGCGGCTGCCGCGCGCCGGTGATTCCCAATCAAGTCGCACTGTCCTTCGCCGATCAGGCCTATGACGAGATGGATCATCTGAAGCATCAGGCCGACAGCGACGCGCTGAAGGCGATGGTGCGGCAGTTGATCGAATTCGCCCAGCAATTGAAATGA
- the pyrF gene encoding orotidine-5'-phosphate decarboxylase, which yields MPDVTLAARDRLIVALDLPSTDAAQAMIARLGDSVTFYKIGYQLAYAGGLPLVRGLVDSGKKVFVDLKLHDIGNTVARGVESLSALGASFLTVHAYPQTMQAAVAARGDSGLKILAVTVLTSYDDADLEAAGYRLGVSDLVELRARQAREAGVDGLVCSPEEAADLRNIIDAQMQLVTPGIRPAGSAAGDQKRIMTPSRAIAAGADYLVVGRPIVEASDPKQAAEAIVAEIASARR from the coding sequence ATGCCTGACGTCACCCTTGCCGCCCGCGACCGGCTGATCGTCGCGCTGGATCTGCCGAGCACTGACGCCGCGCAGGCGATGATCGCCCGGCTCGGCGATAGCGTGACGTTCTACAAGATCGGCTATCAGCTGGCCTATGCGGGCGGCCTGCCGCTGGTGCGCGGGCTTGTCGACTCCGGAAAGAAAGTATTCGTCGATCTCAAGCTGCACGACATCGGCAACACCGTCGCGCGCGGGGTCGAGAGCTTGAGCGCGCTCGGCGCCAGCTTTCTCACCGTCCACGCCTATCCGCAGACCATGCAGGCCGCGGTCGCGGCGCGCGGCGATTCCGGGCTGAAGATTCTCGCCGTCACGGTGCTGACGTCCTATGACGACGCCGATCTAGAGGCGGCGGGCTATCGGCTCGGCGTCTCCGATCTGGTCGAGCTGCGGGCCCGGCAGGCCCGTGAGGCCGGCGTCGACGGGCTGGTATGCTCGCCCGAAGAGGCCGCCGACCTGCGCAACATCATTGACGCCCAGATGCAGCTGGTGACGCCGGGGATCCGGCCCGCCGGCAGCGCCGCGGGCGACCAGAAGCGGATCATGACGCCTTCGCGCGCGATCGCCGCCGGCGCGGATTATCTGGTGGTCGGGCGGCCGATCGTCGAGGCATCCGATCCGAAACAGGCCGCCGAGGCGATCGTCGCCGAGATCGCGTCGGCGCGCCGATAA
- a CDS encoding DUF1330 domain-containing protein, whose protein sequence is MAKGYWIARVDVANMDGYKEYVSQNGPVFKQYGARFLVRAGEYEAMEGSSRSRNVVIEFKDYETALACYHSPEYQRLVAIRKPHAENDLVIVEGYDGAQP, encoded by the coding sequence ATGGCTAAGGGATATTGGATCGCGCGCGTCGATGTCGCCAATATGGACGGTTACAAGGAATACGTCTCCCAGAACGGCCCGGTGTTCAAGCAATACGGCGCCAGGTTCCTGGTGCGCGCCGGCGAATACGAGGCCATGGAAGGCTCGTCGCGTTCGCGCAATGTGGTGATCGAGTTCAAGGACTACGAGACCGCGCTCGCCTGCTACCATTCGCCGGAATATCAGCGGCTGGTGGCGATCCGCAAACCCCATGCCGAAAACGATCTGGTGATCGTCGAAGGCTATGACGGCGCGCAGCCGTAA
- the dapB gene encoding 4-hydroxy-tetrahydrodipicolinate reductase has translation MPDMRLIVAGAGGRMGRALIRAIAETKGAVLSGALEAPGSQWLGKDAGTLAGLPENGIKLSGDLWSLAAHADGILDFTVPAATLANVAIAAERGIVHVIGTTGLSASDDAVIKSVTKQAVVVKSGNMSLGVNLLAALVKRVARTLDDGFDIEIVEMHHKAKIDAPSGTALLLGEAAAAGRDVKLAEHSARGRDGITGARKAGDIGFASLRGGTVTGDHTVIFAGPYERIELSHKAEDRMIFAHGALRAALWAHGQKPGLYSMADVLGLGDI, from the coding sequence ATGCCCGACATGCGTCTGATCGTTGCCGGAGCCGGCGGCCGGATGGGCCGCGCCTTGATCCGTGCCATCGCGGAGACCAAGGGCGCGGTGCTGAGCGGCGCGCTCGAGGCGCCGGGCTCGCAATGGCTGGGCAAGGATGCCGGCACGCTGGCCGGCCTGCCGGAAAACGGCATCAAACTGTCCGGCGACCTGTGGTCGCTGGCGGCGCATGCCGACGGCATTCTCGATTTCACCGTGCCGGCCGCGACGCTCGCCAATGTGGCGATCGCCGCCGAGCGCGGCATCGTCCATGTGATCGGCACCACCGGATTGTCGGCCTCGGACGACGCGGTGATCAAGAGCGTGACCAAGCAGGCCGTGGTGGTGAAGTCCGGCAATATGAGCCTCGGCGTCAATCTGCTGGCGGCGCTGGTCAAGCGCGTGGCGCGCACGCTCGACGACGGGTTCGACATCGAGATCGTCGAAATGCATCACAAGGCCAAGATCGATGCGCCGTCCGGCACCGCGCTGCTGCTCGGCGAGGCCGCCGCCGCCGGCCGCGACGTCAAGCTCGCCGAACATTCGGCGCGCGGCCGCGACGGCATCACCGGCGCCCGCAAGGCCGGCGACATCGGCTTTGCCAGCCTGCGCGGCGGCACCGTGACCGGCGATCACACCGTGATCTTCGCCGGCCCCTATGAGCGGATCGAACTCAGCCACAAGGCCGAGGATCGCATGATCTTCGCGCATGGCGCGTTGCGGGCCGCGCTGTGGGCGCATGGCCAAAAGCCCGGACTGTATTCGATGGCCGACGTGCTCGGCCTTGGTGACATCTAA